Proteins from a genomic interval of Piscinibacter sp. HJYY11:
- a CDS encoding 3-hydroxyacyl-CoA dehydrogenase — MDIAGKVFIVTGGASGLGEGTVRMLASNGGKVLIADLQVDRGEAIAQELGGRFVRCDVSQEADGQAAVAAAVSMGKLMGLVNCAGIAPAVKTVGKEGAHPLAIFSKVVTVNLIGSFNMIRLAAEAMSRNEPESTGERGVLISTASVAAYDGQIGQAAYSASKGGVVGMTLPIARDLARNGIRNMTIAPGIFGTPMLFSMPQEVQDSLAAGVPFPSRLGTPADYAKLVHQIITNDMLNGEVIRLDGAIRLAPR; from the coding sequence ATGGACATCGCAGGCAAGGTCTTCATCGTCACCGGCGGCGCATCCGGCCTGGGCGAAGGCACGGTGCGCATGCTGGCCAGCAACGGCGGCAAGGTGCTGATTGCCGACCTGCAGGTCGACCGCGGCGAAGCCATCGCCCAGGAGCTCGGGGGCCGCTTCGTGCGCTGCGATGTGAGCCAGGAAGCCGACGGCCAGGCCGCGGTGGCCGCAGCGGTGTCGATGGGCAAGCTGATGGGCCTCGTCAACTGCGCCGGCATCGCGCCCGCCGTGAAGACCGTCGGCAAGGAAGGCGCCCACCCCCTTGCGATTTTCAGCAAGGTGGTCACGGTCAACCTGATCGGCAGCTTCAACATGATCCGCCTCGCGGCCGAAGCGATGAGCCGCAACGAGCCCGAATCGACGGGCGAGCGTGGCGTGTTGATCTCCACCGCCAGTGTCGCCGCCTACGACGGCCAGATCGGCCAGGCGGCCTACTCCGCCTCCAAGGGCGGCGTGGTGGGCATGACGCTCCCGATCGCACGCGACCTGGCGCGCAACGGCATCCGCAACATGACGATCGCGCCCGGCATCTTCGGCACGCCGATGCTCTTCTCGATGCCACAGGAGGTGCAGGACTCGCTGGCCGCCGGTGTGCCCTTCCCGAGCCGCCTGGGCACTCCGGCCGACTACGCGAAGCTCGTGCACCAGATCATCACGAATGACATGCTCAACGGCGAGGTGATCCGCCTCGACGGTGCGATCCGCTTGGCACCGCGTTAG
- the adk gene encoding adenylate kinase, with protein MRLILLGAPGAGKGTQAAFICQKFGIPQISTGDMLRAAVKAGTPLGLAAKKVMDSGALVSDDIIIGLVKERIAQPDCANGFLFDGFPRTIPQADAMKAAGVKLDVVLEIDVPDSAIIERMSGRRTHQPSGRTYHLKFNPPKVAGKDDVTGEDLIQREDDKEETVKKRLEVYQSQTRPLVEYYAKWAASGDANAPKYRKISGTGTVDEITARALQALS; from the coding sequence ATGAGACTCATCCTTCTGGGCGCGCCTGGCGCCGGGAAAGGCACGCAGGCTGCGTTCATTTGCCAGAAGTTCGGCATCCCGCAGATTTCGACCGGCGACATGCTGCGTGCCGCCGTGAAGGCGGGGACGCCGCTCGGCTTGGCGGCCAAGAAGGTGATGGACTCGGGTGCCCTCGTGAGCGACGACATCATCATCGGCCTCGTGAAGGAACGCATCGCCCAACCCGACTGCGCGAACGGCTTCCTGTTCGACGGCTTCCCCCGGACCATTCCGCAAGCCGACGCGATGAAGGCCGCTGGCGTGAAGCTCGACGTCGTGCTCGAGATCGACGTGCCCGACAGCGCCATCATCGAGCGGATGAGCGGCCGTCGCACGCATCAGCCTTCCGGGCGCACCTACCATCTGAAGTTCAACCCGCCCAAGGTCGCAGGCAAGGACGACGTGACCGGCGAAGACCTGATCCAGCGCGAAGACGACAAGGAAGAGACCGTCAAGAAGCGCCTTGAGGTCTACCAGAGCCAGACCCGCCCGCTGGTCGAGTACTACGCCAAGTGGGCCGCCAGTGGCGATGCCAACGCCCCCAAGTACCGCAAGATCTCGGGCACCGGCACGGTCGACGAAATCACCGCCCGCGCCCTGCAAGCCCTGAGCTGA
- the kdsB gene encoding 3-deoxy-manno-octulosonate cytidylyltransferase, producing the protein MKFTVLVPARLKSTRLPRKVLADLGGVPMVVRVARRAAASSAARVVVAADDDEIVQACRAHAVDCVLTDPEHPTGSDRLAQACALLGLQGDDAVVNVQGDEPLIDPALIDACAGLLASRPECVMSTAAHEIDHVDELLNPNVVKVVLDGSARALYFSRAPIPWWRDGHAQGVTQLPQPAPLRHIGIYGYRASFLRRFPQLPPSPLEAIESLEQLRVLWHGERIAVHVSNTRPGPGIDTPEDLARVRQLLV; encoded by the coding sequence GTGAAGTTCACCGTGCTGGTGCCCGCGCGGCTCAAGTCGACGCGTTTGCCACGCAAGGTGCTGGCCGATCTCGGTGGCGTGCCGATGGTCGTGCGCGTCGCGCGCCGTGCCGCGGCGTCCAGTGCGGCGCGCGTGGTGGTGGCGGCCGATGACGACGAGATCGTGCAGGCCTGTCGCGCCCACGCTGTCGACTGTGTGCTGACCGACCCCGAGCACCCCACCGGCAGCGACCGTCTGGCCCAGGCCTGCGCGCTGCTCGGCCTGCAAGGCGACGATGCCGTCGTCAACGTTCAGGGCGACGAGCCGCTGATCGACCCCGCGCTGATCGACGCCTGCGCCGGCTTGCTCGCGTCGCGCCCCGAGTGCGTGATGAGCACCGCCGCCCACGAGATCGACCACGTCGACGAGCTGCTCAACCCCAACGTCGTGAAGGTCGTGCTCGATGGCTCGGCGCGGGCACTCTATTTCTCCCGCGCGCCGATCCCCTGGTGGCGAGACGGCCACGCGCAGGGCGTGACGCAGCTGCCGCAACCGGCGCCGCTGCGCCACATCGGCATCTACGGCTACCGCGCGAGCTTCCTGCGCCGATTCCCTCAGCTGCCGCCGTCGCCGCTGGAAGCAATCGAGTCGCTGGAGCAACTTCGGGTGCTCTGGCACGGCGAGCGCATCGCGGTGCACGTGAGCAACACGCGCCCTGGCCCTGGCATCGACACGCCCGAAGACCTGGCACGTGTGCGTCAGCTTCTTGTATGA
- a CDS encoding Trm112 family protein — protein MDTRLLELLVCPLCKGPLEHQRPPTHAQHELVCRADRLAFPVRDGIPVMLESEARSTDAPSSAPEAAA, from the coding sequence ATGGACACTCGACTGCTCGAGCTCCTCGTCTGCCCGCTCTGCAAGGGCCCCCTCGAACACCAGCGTCCGCCGACGCATGCGCAGCATGAGCTCGTGTGCCGCGCCGACCGGCTGGCATTCCCGGTGCGCGACGGCATCCCGGTGATGCTCGAATCCGAAGCCCGATCCACCGACGCTCCCTCCTCTGCGCCGGAGGCCGCCGCGTGA
- the lpxK gene encoding tetraacyldisaccharide 4'-kinase has protein sequence MPAASTLQEAWLRRGAIAWLLWPLSWLYGVIIALRAAGYRMGLLRTHRLPVPVLVVGNLIVGGAGKTPTTMALIQLLRTHGHRPGIVSRGYGRSVDEPQLVTRDTPAGEAGDEPLLMHLRTTVPVAVGADRVAAGLLLLKNHPDLTVLVSDDGLQHHRLARDAQVIVFDERGGGNGWLLPAGPLREPVPAEVPARSLVVYNASRASTPLPGHQAQRRLRGLTPLADWWAGRAASPEAFVSLQGRKVIAAAGMARPQRYFEMLRAQGLQIDELPLPDHHPFTTLPWPATATDVIATEKDAVKLRPGHMGSTRVWVATLDFEIDPAIASQLLPWLTPTT, from the coding sequence GTGCCGGCTGCATCAACCCTGCAAGAGGCCTGGCTCAGGCGTGGCGCCATCGCGTGGCTGTTGTGGCCGTTGTCATGGCTGTACGGCGTCATCATCGCCCTGCGCGCCGCGGGCTATCGCATGGGCTTGCTGCGCACGCACCGCCTGCCAGTGCCCGTGCTGGTCGTGGGCAACCTGATCGTCGGTGGTGCCGGCAAGACGCCGACCACGATGGCGCTCATCCAGCTGTTGCGAACCCACGGGCACCGCCCCGGCATCGTGTCGCGCGGCTACGGCCGATCGGTCGACGAGCCGCAGCTCGTCACCCGCGACACGCCGGCCGGCGAGGCCGGCGACGAGCCTTTGCTGATGCACCTGCGCACCACGGTGCCGGTGGCGGTGGGCGCCGACCGCGTCGCGGCCGGCCTGCTGTTGCTCAAGAATCACCCCGACCTGACCGTGCTCGTGAGCGACGATGGCCTCCAGCACCACCGGCTCGCCCGCGATGCGCAGGTGATCGTGTTCGACGAGCGCGGCGGCGGCAACGGTTGGCTGCTGCCGGCCGGACCCCTGCGGGAACCGGTGCCCGCCGAGGTGCCTGCGCGCAGCCTCGTGGTCTACAACGCCAGCCGTGCCAGCACGCCGCTGCCGGGCCACCAGGCGCAGCGCCGCCTGCGCGGACTCACCCCGCTCGCCGACTGGTGGGCCGGCCGGGCTGCCTCGCCCGAGGCCTTCGTGTCGTTGCAAGGCCGCAAGGTGATCGCCGCCGCCGGCATGGCGCGCCCTCAGCGCTACTTCGAGATGCTGCGCGCCCAAGGCCTGCAGATCGACGAGCTGCCCCTGCCCGACCACCACCCCTTCACCACCCTGCCGTGGCCCGCCACGGCCACCGACGTCATCGCCACCGAGAAAGACGCGGTGAAGCTGCGCCCCGGCCACATGGGCAGCACGCGGGTGTGGGTCGCAACGCTAGACTTTGAGATCGACCCGGCGATCGCCTCGCAACTGCTGCCGTGGCTCACGCCCACCACCTGA
- a CDS encoding biopolymer transporter ExbD: MNFRKHLREDPEINLIPFIDVLLVVIIFLMLSTTYSKFTELNVTLPTADADRPRDNPREIIVSVSGDGRYAINRKLLEGRSVEMLAAELGAASEGSKDAVIIISADATAAHQSVITVMDAARRAGLPKLTFATQANQGR; this comes from the coding sequence ATGAACTTCCGCAAGCACCTCCGAGAAGACCCCGAGATCAACCTGATCCCGTTCATCGACGTGCTGCTGGTGGTGATCATCTTCCTGATGCTCTCGACCACCTACTCCAAGTTCACCGAGCTCAACGTCACGCTGCCCACGGCCGACGCTGACCGCCCGCGCGACAACCCGCGGGAGATCATCGTCTCGGTCTCCGGCGACGGGCGGTATGCGATCAACCGCAAGCTGCTCGAAGGCCGCAGCGTGGAGATGCTGGCCGCCGAACTGGGTGCCGCCTCCGAAGGCTCGAAAGACGCGGTGATCATCATCTCGGCCGACGCCACGGCGGCGCACCAGTCGGTCATCACGGTGATGGATGCAGCACGGCGTGCCGGGCTGCCCAAGCTGACCTTCGCCACCCAGGCCAACCAGGGCCGCTGA
- a CDS encoding MotA/TolQ/ExbB proton channel family protein, translating into MFSIIQAAGWPIWPLLLCSVVALALIIERVSSLRTARVAPPKLLDEVISVTRAHLPGADVVNKLADNSILGMVLASGLRTVIADPRLTEPVLRASFESAGRVAVHRMERYMNTIGTIASAAPLLGLMGTVIGMIEIFGSQAPTGGTNPAMLAHGISIALYNTAFGLMIAIPALIAYRYFRGRIEEYTLEMEQAAERLVPHLMRFSVPPVKKAAP; encoded by the coding sequence TTGTTTTCGATCATACAAGCCGCTGGTTGGCCCATTTGGCCCTTGCTTCTGTGTTCCGTCGTGGCGCTGGCGCTGATCATCGAAAGGGTCTCGAGCCTGCGCACCGCGCGTGTCGCGCCCCCCAAGCTGCTCGATGAAGTCATCTCCGTCACGCGTGCGCACCTGCCCGGGGCCGACGTCGTCAACAAGCTGGCCGACAACTCCATCCTCGGCATGGTGCTGGCCAGCGGCCTGCGTACCGTGATCGCCGACCCGCGCCTCACCGAGCCGGTGCTGCGCGCCTCGTTCGAGTCGGCCGGCCGAGTCGCCGTGCACCGCATGGAGCGCTACATGAACACCATCGGCACCATCGCCTCGGCCGCACCGTTGCTGGGGCTCATGGGTACGGTGATCGGCATGATCGAGATCTTCGGCTCGCAGGCACCCACGGGCGGCACCAACCCGGCCATGCTGGCGCACGGCATCTCGATCGCCCTCTACAACACCGCCTTCGGCCTGATGATCGCCATCCCGGCCCTCATCGCCTACCGCTATTTCCGTGGCCGCATCGAGGAGTACACCCTCGAGATGGAACAGGCCGCCGAGCGGCTGGTGCCACACCTGATGCGCTTCTCCGTGCCCCCCGTGAAGAAGGCGGCGCCCTGA
- the xseA gene encoding exodeoxyribonuclease VII large subunit: MVEPLFARPERVVWSVAGLVHAVSDALAARFAAVTIRGEVSGFSRAASGHCYLSLKDADGEAALLRCAMFRRAASLLNFAPTDGQLVEVRGRLAVYEPRGELQFVIESMQRAGAGALFEQFQKLRARLEGEGLFDADRKRDLPRFPRRVGVVTSLGAAALHDVLTCFARRAPHVEVIVYPSLVQGAEAPRALVDALQTADRRREVDLLILCRGGGSLEDLWAFNDERVVRAIVACELPVLCGVGHETDVTLADLAADVRAPTPTAAAELASPTQEEGLALLAAVARVMERRIHLVIDTQAQRLDRATLRLMRPAELVRRQAERLAVLRHRLRARAERHVPQQRLACREWQGRLARSASVAVGTQRQRLASLEARLAALDPRQVLARGYAWLSDEQGHALTSVDALHSGQTVAADLADGQVRATVLSVQRRTAE, encoded by the coding sequence GTGGTTGAGCCACTGTTCGCGCGCCCTGAACGCGTGGTGTGGAGCGTTGCGGGCCTGGTGCACGCGGTGTCGGACGCACTTGCGGCGCGCTTCGCGGCGGTCACGATCCGCGGCGAGGTATCGGGCTTCTCGCGCGCCGCGAGCGGCCATTGCTACCTGAGCCTGAAAGACGCCGATGGCGAAGCGGCGCTGCTGCGCTGCGCAATGTTTCGCCGTGCGGCAAGCCTGCTCAACTTCGCGCCGACCGATGGCCAGTTGGTCGAAGTGCGCGGGCGGCTGGCGGTCTACGAGCCGCGAGGCGAGTTGCAGTTCGTCATCGAATCGATGCAGCGCGCGGGCGCCGGGGCCTTGTTCGAGCAATTCCAGAAGTTGCGTGCGCGGCTGGAAGGCGAAGGGCTCTTCGATGCCGACCGCAAGCGCGACCTGCCTCGTTTTCCGCGCCGCGTCGGCGTGGTCACGTCGCTGGGCGCGGCGGCCTTGCATGACGTGCTGACCTGCTTTGCGCGCCGTGCGCCGCATGTGGAGGTCATCGTCTATCCCAGCCTGGTGCAGGGGGCCGAAGCACCCAGGGCGCTGGTCGACGCCTTGCAGACCGCTGATCGCCGGCGGGAGGTCGACCTGCTCATCCTCTGCCGGGGCGGTGGCTCGCTCGAGGACCTGTGGGCATTCAACGATGAGCGCGTCGTGCGTGCGATCGTGGCGTGCGAACTGCCGGTGTTGTGCGGCGTGGGGCACGAGACCGACGTGACGCTGGCAGATCTGGCCGCCGACGTGCGGGCACCGACGCCCACGGCCGCGGCCGAGCTGGCATCGCCCACGCAGGAGGAAGGCCTGGCCCTGCTGGCCGCGGTGGCCCGCGTGATGGAGCGGCGTATCCACCTCGTGATCGACACCCAGGCGCAGCGCCTCGACCGTGCGACCTTGCGACTGATGCGCCCCGCCGAACTCGTGCGGCGGCAGGCCGAGCGCCTCGCGGTGCTGCGTCACCGTTTGCGTGCGCGCGCCGAACGGCATGTGCCGCAGCAGCGGCTCGCGTGCCGCGAGTGGCAAGGGCGCCTCGCGCGCTCGGCGAGCGTCGCGGTGGGCACCCAGCGGCAGCGGCTTGCGTCGCTCGAGGCGCGGCTTGCGGCGCTCGATCCCCGGCAGGTGCTGGCGCGTGGCTATGCGTGGCTGAGCGACGAGCAGGGCCATGCGCTCACGAGCGTCGACGCGCTGCACTCGGGCCAGACTGTCGCCGCCGATCTCGCCGATGGACAGGTGCGGGCGACCGTCCTGAGCGTTCAACGACGCACCGCCGAATGA
- a CDS encoding superoxide dismutase, with protein MEHTLPPLPYAHDALAPHLSKETLEYHHDKHHNAYVVNLNNLQKGTEFESKSLEEIIKTSSGGIYNNAAQIWNHTFFWNCMKPQGGGEPTGALAEAINKKFGSYAAFKEAFTKSAVGNFGSAWTWLVKKPDGSVDIVNMGAAGTPLTTADKPLLTIDVWEHAYYIDYRNLRPKFVEVFLNSLVNWDFAAKNFA; from the coding sequence ATGGAACACACCCTGCCGCCGCTGCCGTATGCCCACGACGCGCTCGCACCGCACCTCAGCAAGGAAACGCTGGAGTACCACCACGACAAGCACCACAACGCCTATGTCGTGAATCTCAACAACCTGCAGAAGGGCACCGAGTTCGAGTCGAAGAGTCTGGAAGAGATCATCAAGACTTCGTCGGGCGGCATCTATAACAACGCGGCCCAGATCTGGAACCACACCTTCTTCTGGAACTGCATGAAGCCGCAAGGCGGTGGCGAGCCGACCGGTGCGCTGGCCGAGGCCATCAACAAGAAGTTCGGCAGCTACGCAGCCTTCAAGGAAGCCTTCACCAAGAGCGCCGTGGGCAACTTCGGCTCGGCGTGGACCTGGCTCGTGAAGAAGCCCGACGGCAGCGTCGACATCGTCAACATGGGCGCCGCTGGCACCCCGCTGACGACCGCCGACAAACCGCTGCTGACGATCGACGTGTGGGAGCACGCGTACTACATCGACTACCGCAACCTGCGCCCGAAGTTCGTCGAGGTGTTCTTGAACTCCCTCGTGAACTGGGACTTCGCGGCGAAGAACTTCGCCTGA
- a CDS encoding DUF192 domain-containing protein, translated as MLNRRLLLALCLSAAGMNVGAQGTPQSLPTIKLGAGIHNIHAQVAQTPDQRATGLMYRQSMPTNEGMLFVFEQPAQQCFWMKNTFLPLSTAFIADNGTIVNIEDMKPQTLNSHCSAQPVRYVLEMNQGWFAKRGIKPGAKLTGGPFGS; from the coding sequence ATGCTGAACCGCCGCCTCCTGCTCGCTCTCTGCCTCTCGGCCGCAGGCATGAACGTCGGCGCACAAGGCACCCCGCAGAGCCTGCCGACCATCAAGCTTGGCGCAGGCATCCACAACATTCACGCGCAGGTTGCGCAGACCCCGGACCAGCGGGCCACGGGCCTGATGTACCGCCAGTCGATGCCGACCAACGAAGGCATGCTCTTTGTCTTCGAGCAACCGGCGCAGCAGTGCTTCTGGATGAAAAACACGTTCCTTCCGCTGTCGACCGCGTTCATTGCCGACAACGGCACCATCGTCAACATCGAAGACATGAAGCCGCAGACGCTGAACTCGCACTGTTCGGCCCAACCGGTTCGCTATGTGCTCGAGATGAACCAGGGATGGTTCGCCAAGCGCGGCATCAAGCCAGGCGCCAAGCTCACGGGCGGCCCCTTCGGTTCCTGA
- the icd gene encoding NADP-dependent isocitrate dehydrogenase → MYKHIKVPQGGQKISVNPDFSLNVPDQPIIPYIEGDGTGFDITPVMIKVVDAAVAKAYAGKKKIHWMEIYAGEKSTKIYGPDVWLPEETLEVLREYVVSIKGPLTTPVGGGIRSLNVALRQELDLYVCLRPIQYFKGVPSPVKEPEKTNMVIFRENSEDIYAGIEYEAETDKAKKLIKFLTEEMGVKKIRFPNTSGIGIKPVSREGTERLVRKAIQYAIDNDKPNVTLVHKGNIMKFTEGGFRDWGYALAQKEFGAQLIDGGPWCKFKNPKTGKEITVKDSIADAFLQQILLRPAEYSVIATLNLNGDYVSDALAAQVGGIGIAPGANLSDSVAMFEATHGTAPKYAGKDYVNPGSEILSAEMMLRHMGWTEAADLIISSMEKSILSKKVTYDFARLMDGATQVSCSGFGQVMIENM, encoded by the coding sequence ATGTACAAGCACATCAAAGTCCCTCAAGGTGGGCAGAAGATCAGCGTTAACCCCGACTTCTCGCTCAACGTTCCCGACCAACCGATCATTCCCTACATCGAGGGCGACGGCACCGGTTTCGACATCACGCCCGTCATGATCAAGGTGGTCGACGCCGCGGTCGCGAAGGCTTACGCGGGCAAGAAGAAGATTCACTGGATGGAGATCTACGCCGGCGAGAAGTCGACCAAGATCTATGGCCCCGATGTGTGGCTGCCTGAAGAGACGCTCGAGGTTCTGCGCGAGTACGTGGTCTCGATCAAGGGCCCGCTGACCACGCCGGTGGGTGGTGGCATCCGTTCGCTCAACGTGGCGCTGCGCCAGGAGCTTGACCTCTACGTCTGCCTGCGCCCCATCCAGTATTTCAAGGGCGTCCCCTCGCCGGTGAAGGAGCCCGAGAAGACCAACATGGTGATCTTCCGCGAGAACTCGGAAGACATCTATGCCGGCATCGAATACGAAGCCGAGACCGACAAGGCCAAGAAGCTCATCAAGTTCCTGACCGAGGAAATGGGCGTCAAGAAGATCCGTTTCCCGAACACCTCGGGCATCGGCATCAAGCCGGTCTCGCGTGAGGGCACCGAGCGCCTGGTGCGCAAGGCCATCCAGTACGCGATCGACAACGACAAGCCCAACGTGACCCTGGTGCACAAGGGCAACATCATGAAGTTCACCGAAGGCGGCTTCCGTGACTGGGGCTACGCACTGGCGCAGAAGGAATTCGGCGCCCAGTTGATCGACGGTGGCCCGTGGTGCAAGTTCAAGAACCCGAAGACGGGCAAGGAAATCACCGTCAAGGATTCGATCGCCGACGCCTTCCTGCAGCAGATCCTGCTGCGCCCGGCCGAGTACTCGGTGATCGCCACGCTCAACCTGAACGGCGACTACGTGTCCGACGCGCTGGCCGCGCAGGTGGGCGGCATCGGCATCGCCCCGGGCGCCAACCTGAGCGACTCGGTGGCCATGTTCGAAGCGACCCACGGCACGGCGCCGAAGTACGCCGGCAAGGACTATGTCAACCCGGGCTCCGAGATCCTCTCGGCCGAGATGATGCTGCGCCACATGGGCTGGACGGAAGCGGCCGACCTCATCATCAGTTCGATGGAGAAGTCGATCCTGTCGAAGAAGGTCACCTACGACTTCGCCCGCCTGATGGACGGCGCGACGCAGGTGTCGTGCTCCGGCTTCGGCCAGGTCATGATCGAGAACATGTGA
- a CDS encoding cold shock domain-containing protein yields the protein MAFGTVKWFNDAKGFGFIEPEGGGEDVFAHFSAIKMDGFRTLKQGGRVSYDAVQGPKGQLAQNICPHESLDAPVPAAMPTGVGVSASL from the coding sequence ATGGCTTTTGGAACTGTCAAGTGGTTCAACGATGCGAAGGGTTTTGGCTTCATTGAACCTGAGGGGGGCGGCGAGGACGTCTTTGCCCACTTTTCGGCCATCAAGATGGATGGCTTCCGCACTTTGAAACAGGGCGGACGCGTCAGTTACGACGCGGTCCAGGGCCCGAAGGGACAGCTGGCACAAAACATCTGCCCGCACGAATCGCTCGACGCACCGGTTCCCGCGGCGATGCCGACCGGCGTGGGCGTCAGCGCCAGTTTGTAG
- the clpS gene encoding ATP-dependent Clp protease adapter ClpS: MPDDTPPPPKPPKAVPPPERGQGAVVAERKTAKTEPPRMFQVVLLNDDYTPMEFVVMVLQEYFKRDLETATQIMLKVHKEGRGVCGVYTKDVAATKVELVLTAARRGGHPLQCIMEAA; this comes from the coding sequence ATGCCTGACGACACCCCTCCGCCGCCCAAGCCTCCGAAGGCTGTGCCGCCGCCCGAGCGCGGCCAGGGTGCGGTTGTCGCCGAGCGCAAGACGGCCAAGACAGAGCCGCCCCGGATGTTCCAGGTGGTGCTCCTCAACGACGACTACACCCCCATGGAGTTTGTCGTGATGGTGCTTCAGGAATATTTCAAACGCGACCTCGAGACCGCGACGCAGATCATGCTCAAGGTGCACAAGGAAGGCCGTGGTGTCTGCGGTGTCTACACCAAGGACGTGGCGGCCACGAAAGTTGAACTGGTGCTGACTGCTGCCCGGCGTGGCGGTCACCCGCTGCAATGCATTATGGAGGCCGCATGA